Proteins found in one Epinephelus fuscoguttatus linkage group LG4, E.fuscoguttatus.final_Chr_v1 genomic segment:
- the si:ch211-284k5.2 gene encoding uncharacterized protein CFAP97D2 yields MHRSYQPLKPVTNRYLQQRWDQNNYDNHRRKVCSALPVVDNKGMRTPAHVHLKLKKLQLQDERLSIIDRDNRLLASKLANIVCSKGLVDHHNQYHLRSLNAEKRREELLQVSRQNQAIYQRITSRQSEYRRQLWLDDWERAERRRNDISRYPQGLGEKQRSHRKVKFAAVEGSERTTSCSNTDTDRTERET; encoded by the exons ATGCACAGGTCCTACCAGCCGCTAAAGCCCGTCACCAACCGCTACCTGcagcagagatgggaccaaaACAACTACGACAACCACCGCAGGAAG GTGTGCTCCGCCCTGCCAGTGGTGGACAACAAGGGAATGAGGACGCCAGCTCATGTCCACCTCAAGCTCAAAAAACTACAG CTGCAGGACGAGCGGCTGTCCATCATCGACAGAGACAACCGTCTCCTGGCCTCCAAACTGGCCAACATTGTTTGCTCTAAAGGACTGGTGGACCATCACAACCAGTACCACCTGAGGAG TCTGAAtgcagagaagaggagggaggagctTCTACAGGTGAGCCGTCAGAATCAAGCCATCTACCAGCGAATCACATCTCGCCAGTCAGAGTACCGCCGCCAGCTGTGGTTGGACGACTGGGAGAGGGCGGAGCGCCGGCGGAACGACATATCCCGATACCCCCAAGGGCTCGGTGAGAAACAG AGGTCTCACAGGAAGGTGAAGTTTGCGGCCGTGGAGGGCAGCGAGCGGACGACGAGCTGCAGCAACACCGACACTGACAGGACCGAAAGAGAAacctga